The Actinomadura sp. WMMB 499 genome includes a window with the following:
- a CDS encoding dihydroorotate dehydrogenase yields the protein MNERAAGDRLRTAIGALELPNPVLTASGCGGTGRELAQFFELSRLGAFVTTSVMPQARAGRPTPRVAETPSGLLTAMGLPGPGIETFLEHDLPWLIEQDVRTVVSVAGNSVEEYGDLSRRLRGVPGVAAIEVNLAAPNAGDRGGTFGRHPSAAAAAVRAVRDHARPGVPVLAKLAPDATDVVTIALACVDAGADGLTLINTMDGMAIDPHTLRPALTGVSGGLSGPAIRPVAVRCVYQVHAALPRTPIIGVGGVVTGLDALEFVLAGASAVAVGTALFHDPTAGPRILRELDEALAARGIGSLAAAVGLAHRPAGYVPPQVRPDEPEKERT from the coding sequence ATGAACGAGCGCGCGGCGGGGGACCGGCTCCGGACCGCGATCGGGGCCCTCGAACTGCCCAACCCCGTCCTGACCGCGTCCGGATGCGGCGGCACCGGCCGGGAACTGGCCCAGTTCTTCGAACTCTCCCGGCTGGGGGCGTTCGTCACCACGTCCGTCATGCCCCAAGCGCGCGCGGGACGCCCCACGCCGCGGGTGGCCGAGACCCCCAGCGGCCTCCTGACCGCCATGGGGCTCCCCGGGCCGGGCATCGAGACCTTCCTCGAGCACGACCTGCCGTGGCTCATCGAGCAGGACGTCCGCACCGTCGTCTCCGTCGCGGGCAACAGCGTCGAGGAGTACGGCGACCTGTCCCGGCGGCTGCGCGGTGTGCCCGGCGTCGCCGCGATCGAGGTCAACCTCGCCGCCCCGAACGCCGGGGACCGCGGCGGGACCTTCGGGCGGCACCCGTCGGCCGCCGCGGCGGCCGTCCGGGCCGTGCGCGACCACGCGCGGCCCGGCGTCCCCGTCCTGGCCAAGCTCGCCCCGGACGCCACCGACGTCGTCACCATCGCGCTGGCCTGCGTGGACGCGGGCGCCGACGGGCTGACGCTGATCAACACCATGGACGGCATGGCGATCGACCCGCACACGCTGCGGCCCGCCCTCACCGGCGTGTCGGGCGGCCTGTCGGGCCCGGCGATCCGCCCGGTCGCCGTCCGCTGCGTCTACCAGGTGCACGCCGCGCTGCCCCGCACCCCCATCATCGGGGTCGGCGGCGTCGTCACCGGCCTGGACGCCCTCGAGTTCGTCCTCGCCGGCGCGTCGGCGGTCGCCGTCGGCACCGCCCTGTTCCACGACCCCACGGCGGGCCCCCGCATCCTGCGCGAACTCGACGAGGCCCTCGCGGCGCGCGGGATCGGGAGCCTGGCCGCCGCCGTCGGGCTGGCCCACCGGCCCGCC
- a CDS encoding dihydroorotate dehydrogenase electron transfer subunit, whose amino-acid sequence MSDTPVQTSATVLTVRQVQDYHALTLVAPAIAERFRPGQFIAVAVGGRQSARLVRRCFGVHEVKSDYGGTVEVVFADTEPGTGWLAGLRSRDQLDLLGPLGRPFRLPRDPVNCLLVGGGPGGAVLFALADSLLRRGCRVHFVLGGPSARQVFGSRMAQRIGDSATVVTADGTLGDRGAVRDVLPRVIDETAADVVYGCGPTDLLRSVTQVAGDFGLPSQVSVEEFMQRTGACGIGVCMTCVLPVHGDDGVTRMARACADGPVLRGDRVRWGDLGTIPFDALGAPRVLSPGARGAAEGSER is encoded by the coding sequence GTGTCCGACACACCGGTGCAGACCTCGGCGACGGTCCTGACGGTCCGCCAGGTGCAGGACTACCACGCGCTGACGCTGGTCGCCCCGGCCATCGCCGAACGGTTCCGGCCCGGCCAGTTCATCGCGGTCGCCGTCGGCGGGCGGCAGTCCGCCCGGCTCGTCCGCCGCTGCTTCGGCGTGCACGAGGTCAAGTCCGACTACGGCGGCACGGTCGAGGTCGTGTTCGCCGACACCGAGCCCGGCACCGGCTGGCTGGCCGGGCTGCGCTCCCGCGACCAGCTCGACCTCCTGGGCCCGCTCGGCCGCCCGTTCCGGCTGCCCCGCGACCCGGTGAACTGCCTGCTGGTGGGCGGCGGCCCCGGCGGCGCGGTGCTGTTCGCGCTCGCCGACTCCCTGCTGCGGCGGGGCTGCCGCGTCCACTTCGTCCTCGGCGGCCCGTCCGCCCGGCAGGTGTTCGGCTCCCGGATGGCGCAGCGCATCGGCGACAGCGCCACCGTCGTCACCGCGGACGGGACGCTCGGCGACCGGGGCGCCGTCCGCGACGTGCTGCCCCGCGTCATCGACGAGACCGCCGCGGACGTCGTCTACGGCTGCGGGCCCACCGACCTGCTCCGCTCGGTCACCCAGGTCGCCGGGGACTTCGGGCTCCCGTCCCAGGTGTCGGTCGAGGAGTTCATGCAGCGGACGGGCGCGTGCGGCATCGGCGTGTGCATGACGTGCGTGCTGCCCGTCCACGGCGACGACGGCGTCACCCGCATGGCGCGCGCCTGCGCGGACGGCCCCGTCCTGCGCGGCGACCGGGTCCGGTGGGGCGACCTCGGCACCATCCCGTTCGACGCGCTCGGCGCGCCGCGCGTCCTGTCGCCCGGTGCGCGCGGCGCCGCCGAGGGGAGCGAGCGGTGA
- the carB gene encoding carbamoyl-phosphate synthase large subunit yields the protein MTRREDLNSVLVIGSGPIVIGQACEFDYSGTQACRVLRAEGLRVTLVNSNPATIMTDPEFADATYVEPITPEVVEKIIAKERPDALLPTLGGQTALNTAISLYESGVLERYGVELIGADVDAIQAGENREKFKEIVAKVAREQGLNAESARSVICHTMDEVTAAAGELGYPLVVRPSFTMGGRGSGFAHDEDDLRRIAGAGLDASPTSEVLLEESILGWKEYELEVMRDRADNVVIVCSIENLDPMGVHTGDSITVAPAMTLTDREYQNMRDVAIAVIREVGVDTGGCNIQFAVQPGTGRMIVIEMNPRVSRSSALASKATGFPIAKIAAKLAIGYTLDEIPNDITRETPASFEPTLDYVVVKVPRFAFEKFPGADGTLTTHMKSVGEAMAIGRCFTEALQKALRSLEQKGSSFGWAGRDDASGLDAAALVESASRPHDGRLRDVQRALWAGASLQDLYTATGIDPWFLDQIAAINAVAEEIRTADDALTRGKLLAAKRHGFSDAQIGELRGLSEEVVREVRHALGVRPVYLTVDTCAAEFEARTPYLYSSYDEETEVPAGTKPKVLILGSGPNRIGQGVEFDYSCVHASFTLAEAGYETVMVNCNPETVSTDYDTSGRLYFEPLTLEDVLEVVHAEQQTGEVAGVIVQLGGQTPLGLAQKLKDAGVPIVGTTPESIHLAEERGAFGRVLHRAGLLAPKHGTATSYAEAREIAAEIGYPVLVRPSYVLGGRGMEIVYDDVTLESYMARATEASPEHPVLVDRFLDEAIEIDVDALFDGEELYLGGVMEHIEEAGIHSGDSACALPPITLGHDDIRRIREATEALARGVGVRGLMNVQYALAAGVLYVLEANPRASRTVPFVSKATAVPLAKAAARVMMGATVARLRAEGMLPAEGDGGNLPLDAPIAVKEAVLPFDRFRNERGQGVDTVLGPEMRSTGEVMGIDEVFGTAFAKSQQAAYGSLPTKGRAFVSVANRDKRHMVFPVKRLADLGFEILATEGTAEVLHRNGVRAKIVRKHSEGPGPDGEPTIVRRVLDGEVDLIVNTPFGGPGQSGPRLDGYEIRTAAVLRGVPCVTTVQGLAAAVQGIEAVAGGQIGVRSLQEHAERISGAHGRTGPADPGAGTG from the coding sequence GTGACGCGCCGCGAAGACCTGAACTCGGTCCTGGTCATCGGGTCCGGGCCGATCGTCATCGGCCAGGCCTGCGAGTTCGACTACTCGGGCACCCAGGCGTGCCGCGTGCTGCGGGCCGAGGGCCTGCGGGTCACGCTGGTCAACAGCAACCCCGCGACGATCATGACGGACCCGGAGTTCGCCGACGCCACCTACGTCGAGCCGATCACCCCCGAGGTCGTCGAGAAGATCATCGCCAAGGAGCGGCCGGACGCGCTGCTGCCGACGCTCGGCGGCCAGACGGCCCTCAACACCGCGATCTCGCTCTACGAGAGCGGCGTCCTCGAGCGGTACGGCGTCGAGCTGATCGGCGCCGACGTCGACGCGATCCAGGCCGGTGAGAACCGGGAGAAGTTCAAGGAGATCGTCGCCAAGGTCGCGCGCGAGCAGGGCCTGAACGCCGAGTCCGCCCGGTCCGTCATCTGCCACACGATGGACGAGGTCACGGCGGCGGCCGGCGAGCTCGGCTACCCGCTGGTCGTCCGGCCGTCGTTCACCATGGGCGGGCGCGGCTCCGGCTTCGCGCACGACGAGGACGACCTGCGCCGCATCGCCGGCGCGGGCCTCGACGCGTCCCCGACCAGCGAGGTGCTCCTCGAGGAGTCGATCCTCGGCTGGAAGGAGTACGAGCTGGAGGTCATGCGGGACCGCGCCGACAACGTGGTCATCGTGTGCTCCATCGAGAACCTCGACCCGATGGGCGTGCACACCGGCGACTCGATCACCGTCGCGCCCGCGATGACGCTGACCGACCGCGAGTACCAGAACATGCGGGACGTCGCGATCGCGGTGATCCGCGAGGTCGGCGTCGACACCGGCGGCTGCAACATCCAGTTCGCCGTGCAGCCCGGAACCGGCCGGATGATCGTCATCGAGATGAACCCGCGGGTGTCGCGGTCGTCCGCGCTGGCGTCCAAGGCCACCGGCTTCCCGATCGCCAAGATCGCCGCGAAGCTCGCGATCGGCTACACCCTCGACGAGATCCCGAACGACATCACCCGCGAGACGCCCGCGTCGTTCGAGCCCACGCTCGACTACGTCGTGGTGAAGGTCCCCCGGTTCGCGTTCGAGAAGTTCCCCGGCGCCGACGGCACGCTCACCACCCACATGAAGTCGGTGGGCGAGGCGATGGCGATCGGCCGCTGCTTCACCGAGGCGCTGCAGAAGGCGCTGCGGTCGCTGGAGCAGAAGGGCTCGTCGTTCGGCTGGGCCGGACGGGACGACGCGTCGGGCCTCGACGCCGCCGCGCTCGTCGAGTCCGCGTCCCGCCCGCACGACGGGCGGCTCCGCGACGTGCAGCGCGCGCTCTGGGCGGGGGCGTCCCTCCAGGACCTGTACACGGCGACGGGGATCGACCCCTGGTTCCTCGACCAGATCGCCGCGATCAACGCCGTCGCCGAGGAGATCCGCACCGCCGACGACGCGCTCACCCGCGGGAAGCTGCTGGCCGCCAAGCGGCACGGCTTCTCCGACGCGCAGATCGGCGAGCTGCGCGGGCTGTCGGAGGAGGTCGTCCGCGAGGTCCGGCACGCCCTCGGCGTCCGGCCCGTCTACCTGACCGTCGACACCTGCGCCGCCGAGTTCGAGGCGCGGACCCCGTATCTGTACTCGTCCTACGACGAGGAGACCGAGGTCCCGGCCGGGACGAAGCCGAAGGTGCTGATCCTCGGCAGCGGGCCGAACCGCATCGGGCAGGGCGTCGAGTTCGACTACTCGTGCGTCCACGCGTCCTTCACGCTGGCCGAGGCGGGCTACGAGACCGTCATGGTCAACTGCAACCCCGAGACGGTCTCCACCGACTACGACACCTCCGGGCGGCTCTACTTCGAGCCGCTCACGCTGGAGGACGTCCTCGAGGTCGTGCACGCCGAGCAGCAGACGGGCGAGGTCGCGGGCGTGATCGTCCAGCTCGGCGGGCAGACCCCGCTCGGCCTCGCGCAGAAGCTCAAGGACGCGGGCGTCCCGATCGTCGGCACGACCCCCGAGAGCATCCACCTCGCCGAGGAGCGCGGCGCCTTCGGGCGCGTCCTGCACCGCGCGGGCCTGCTCGCGCCGAAGCACGGCACCGCCACCTCCTACGCCGAGGCGCGCGAGATCGCCGCCGAGATCGGCTACCCGGTGCTCGTGCGGCCGTCCTACGTGCTGGGCGGGCGCGGCATGGAGATCGTCTACGACGACGTCACGCTCGAGTCGTACATGGCCCGCGCCACCGAGGCGAGCCCGGAGCACCCGGTGCTGGTCGACCGGTTCCTGGACGAGGCCATCGAGATCGACGTCGACGCCCTGTTCGACGGCGAGGAGCTCTACCTCGGCGGCGTCATGGAGCACATCGAGGAGGCCGGCATCCACTCCGGCGACTCCGCGTGCGCGCTCCCGCCGATCACCCTCGGGCACGACGACATCCGCCGCATCCGCGAGGCCACCGAGGCGCTCGCGCGCGGCGTCGGGGTGCGCGGGCTCATGAACGTCCAGTACGCGCTCGCCGCGGGCGTCCTGTACGTCCTGGAGGCGAACCCGCGCGCGTCCCGGACCGTCCCGTTCGTGTCCAAGGCGACGGCCGTGCCGCTCGCGAAGGCCGCCGCCCGCGTGATGATGGGCGCGACGGTCGCGCGGCTGCGCGCCGAGGGCATGCTGCCCGCCGAGGGCGACGGCGGGAACCTCCCCCTGGACGCGCCGATCGCGGTCAAGGAGGCCGTCCTGCCCTTCGACCGGTTCCGCAACGAGCGCGGGCAGGGCGTCGACACCGTGCTCGGCCCGGAGATGCGCTCGACGGGCGAGGTCATGGGCATCGACGAGGTGTTCGGCACCGCGTTCGCCAAGTCGCAGCAGGCCGCCTACGGCTCGCTGCCGACCAAGGGACGCGCGTTCGTCTCCGTCGCGAACCGGGACAAGCGGCACATGGTGTTCCCGGTGAAGCGCCTCGCTGACCTGGGCTTTGAGATTCTTGCCACGGAGGGGACCGCCGAGGTCCTGCACCGCAACGGCGTCCGTGCCAAGATCGTGCGCAAGCACAGCGAGGGGCCCGGCCCGGACGGCGAGCCCACGATCGTGCGGCGCGTCCTCGACGGCGAGGTGGACCTCATCGTCAACACGCCCTTCGGCGGCCCCGGCCAGTCCGGGCCCCGGCTCGACGGGTACGAGATCCGTACCGCGGCCGTGCTGCGCGGCGTACCGTGCGTCACGACCGTGCAGGGGCTCGCCGCCGCCGTGCAGGGCATCGAGGCCGTCGCGGGCGGGCAGATCGGCGTCCGCTCCCTCCAGGAGCACGCGGAGCGGATCAGCGGCGCGCACGGCCGCACGGGCCCGGCCGACCCGGGCGCGGGCACCGGCTGA